Proteins from one Triticum aestivum cultivar Chinese Spring chromosome 7A, IWGSC CS RefSeq v2.1, whole genome shotgun sequence genomic window:
- the LOC123151428 gene encoding cytochrome P450 709B1 produces MDTIISTSTISRELSFTGRSSHAMVAMAPAAGLVLASLAVVLATTLWTAAVHLVWRPYAVARAFRRQGIRGPAYRFFVGNNEQVMAMRAATADDVLDLGSHDIIARVMPQYKAWVASYGKVFLSWSGYTPSLCVGDHDMVKQILSNKTGLYGKPNPGPNFLALLGKGLVFSDGDDWARHRRIVHPAFTMDKLKMMTRTMAECAGDMVRPWEALAAASDGGVARVDDVGQQFVELTADVISHTAFGSSYREGKEVFVAQRELQYIAFSTMNNVRVPGLEYLPTKTNQRRRQLTGKVRGTLMAIIRERQAAAKEAKGYGNDLLGLMLEANSSAGAGGQKAAAISMDEIIDECKTFFFAGHDTTSHLLTWAIFLLGTHPEWQQKLREEVLRECGGTGTPLQGDALNKLKLTTMVLYETLRLYGAVIMIARETRADTELGGVKIPKGTTTMIPMAIMHRDEEVWGADAGEFKPDRFQNGVGRAAKHPSAMLAFSAGPRSCIGQDFAMLEAKATLAVILRRFEFEVAPEYVHAPAEFLTLQPKCGLPVLLKLLGQ; encoded by the exons ATGGACACAATCATCAGCACATCAACCATTTCCCGAGAGCTGAGCTTCACCGGTCGATCGTCGCACGCCATGGTGGCTATGGCGCCCGCTGCAGGGCTGGTCCTGGCTTCGCTCGCCGTGGTGCTGGCAACCACGCTGTGGACGGCGGCGGTGCACCTGGTGTGGCGCCCCTACGCCGTCGCGAGGGCCTTCCGGCGGCAGGGGATCCGCGGGCCGGCGTACCGGTTCTTCGTCGGCAACAACGAGCAGGTCATGGCGATGCGCGCGGCGACGGCCGACGACGTGCTCGACCTCGGCTCCCACGACATCATCGCGCGCGTGATGCCGCAGTACAAGGCGTGGGTGGCGTCCTACGGTAAGGTTTTCCTCTCGTGGTCGGGGTATACGCCGTCGCTCTGCGTCGGCGACCAcgacatggtgaagcagatccTGTCCAACAAGACCGGGCTGTACGGCAAGCCCAACCCGGGGCCCAACTTCCTGGCCCTGCTGGGCAAGGGCCTCGTCTTCTCCGACGGCGACGACTGGGCGCGCCACCGCCGCATCGTGCACCCGGCGTTCACCATGGACAAGCTCAAAATGATGACCAGGACGATGGCGGAGTGCGCAGGGGACATGGTCCGGCCGTGGGAGGCGCTCGCCGCGGCGAGCGACGGCGGCGTGGCGAGGGTGGACGACGTCGGGCAGCAGTTCGTGGAGCTGACCGCCGACGTGATCTCGCACACGGCGTTCGGGAGCAGCTACAGGGAGGGGAAGGAGGTGTTTGTGGCGCAGCGGGAGCTCCAGTACATCGCCTTCTCCACCATGAACAACGTCCGCGTCCCGGGCCTCGAGTACCTCCCCACCAAGAccaaccagcggcggcggcagctcaCGGGAAAGGTGCGCGGCACGCTCATGGCGATCATCCGCGAGCGGCAGGCCGCCGCCAAGGAGGCCAAAGGCTACGGCAACGACTTGCTTGGCCTGATGCTCGAGGCCAACTCGTCGGCCGGCGCCGGCGGGCAGAAGGCGGCCGCCATTAGCATGGACGAGATCATCGACGAGTGCAAGACCTTCTTCTTCGCCGGGCACGACACAACCTCGCACCTCCTTACCTGGGCCATCTTCCTCCTCGGCACGCACCCGGAATGGCAGCAGAAGCTGAGGGAGGAGGTCCTCCGAGAGTGCGGCGGCACGGGGACGCCGCTGCAGGGCGACGCGCTCAACAAGCTCAAGCTG ACGACGATGGTGCTGTACGAGACGCTGAGGCTCTACGGCGCAGTGATCATGATCGCGAGGGAGACGAGGGCGGACACGGAGCTCGGCGGCGTGAAGATCCCCAAGGGCACGACCACCATGATCCCGATGGCGATCATGCACCGGGACGAGGAGGTGTGGGGCGCGGACGCCGGCGAGTTCAAGCCGGACCGGTTTCAGAACGGCGTGGGCAGAGCCGCGAAGCACCCGAGCGCGATGCTGGCCTTCTCCGCCGGCCCGCGGTCGTGCATCGGGCAGGACTTCGCGATGCTGGAGGCCAAGGCGACGCTCGCCGTGATCCTGCGCCGGTTCGAGTTCGAGGTGGCGCCGGAGTACGTGCACGCGCCGGCCGAGTTCCTGACGCTGCAGCCCAAGTGCGGGCTCCCCGTGCTGCTCAAGCTCCTGGGTCAGTAG